A single Cucumis melo cultivar AY chromosome 4, USDA_Cmelo_AY_1.0, whole genome shotgun sequence DNA region contains:
- the LOC103487090 gene encoding phosphoglucan phosphatase LSF1, chloroplastic isoform X2 encodes MVGDTLKKASDSSGVNLIEIKDFGDTQMMLKEKTGSFSLVLERPFSPFPIQQLLLSNDLEILFNRGRVPIATWKKEILASNLQTSDESSGNSGFAAFSSKFLTSEGWKLLRDQNEDTKSHIQRNILAPQIGQLVGIFTEDEPGDGEWAHGSFPLDEYVKALERSKGELYYDHSRGMSYSKITEQIYVGSCIQTEADVEALSNNVGVTAVLNFQSATEAENWGINAKLINESCQKFDILMISYPIREGDSYDLRKKLPFCVGLLLRLLKKNHRVFITCTSGFDRSPASVIAYLHWMTDTSLHAAYNFITSLHSCKPDRPAIAWATWDLIAMVENGRHDGPPTHAVTFVWNGQEGEDVNLVGDFTGNWKEPVKASHKGGPRYEAEMKLPQGKYYYKYITNGQWRHSTSSPAERDERGNVNNVIVIGDTASVRPSVQPQKKDANIVKVIERPLTENERFMLAKAARCVAFSVCPIRLTPK; translated from the exons ATGGTGGGGGACACTTTAAAGAAGGCAAGCGATTCATCAGGCGTCAATCTCATTGAGATTAAAGACTTTGGTGATACACA GATGATGCTGAAGGAGAAAACGGGATCTTTTAGCCTGGTCCTTGAAAGAcctttttctccttttcctATTCAACAGCTTCTACTTtcaaacgatttagaaattttGTTTAATAGAGGTCGAGTGCCTATTGCTACTTGGAAGAAAGAAATTTTGGCATCAAATTTACAAACATCTGATGAAAGCAGTGGGAACTCTGGCTTTGCAGCTTTCTCCTCTAAGTTCTTAACATCAGAAGGTTGGAAACTTCTTAGAGATCAAAATGAAGATACAAAATCACATATACAGAGAAACATTCTCGCACCTCAAATCGGCCAACTTGTTGGTATATTTACTGAAGATGAGCCTGGAGATGGAGAATGGGCTCATGGGAGCTTCCCCCTAGATGAATATGTCAAGGCGTTAGAACGGTCTAAAGGGGAGCTATATTATGATCACTCTCGTGGTATGAGCTATAGTAAG ATCACGGAGCAAATCTATGTGGGGTCATGTATACAGACGGAAGCAGATGTTGAGGCTTTGTCAAATAACGTG GGAGTCACCGCTGTACTGAATTTTCAAAGTGCAACTGAGGCAGAAAACTGGGGGATTAATGCCAAGTTGATCAACGAGTCATGCCAAAAATTTGATATTCTAATGATCAGCTATCCTATCAG GGAAGGAGATTCTTATGATTTGAGGAAAAAACTACCATTCTGTGTGGGTCTACTTCTACGACTGTTAAAAAAGAACCATCGAGTTTTTATAACTTGTACCTCTGGTTTTGATCGATCTCCAGCCAGTGTGATTGCATATCTACACTGGATGACCGATACTTCTCTTCATGCAGCCTATAATTTTATCACCAGTTTGCATTCCTGCAAACCTGACAG GCCTGCTATCGCTTGGGCTACCTGGGATCTCATAGCAATGGTGGAAAATGGAAGGCATGATGGACCTCCCACTCATGCCGTCACTTTCGTATGGAATGGACAAGAG GGGGAGGATGTAAATTTGGTTGGAGATTTTACTGGTAACTGGAAAGAACCGGTCAAGGCTAGTCACAAGGGTGGACCTAGATATGAAGCAGAAATGAAACTTCCTCAGGGGAA GTATTACTATAAGTACATCACAAATGGTCAGTGGAGGCACTCAACATCTTCACCTGCTGAAAGAGACGAAAGGGGGAATGTCAACAATGTAATAGTCATCGGTGACACTGCCAGTGTTAGGCCTTCAGTTCAGCCGCAAAAGAAA GATGCAAATATTGTGAAGGTAATTGAAAGACCATTGACAGAAAACGAGCGGTTTATGTTGGCCAAAGCGGCTAGGTGTGTTGCATTTTCAGTATGTCCAATTAGACTAACTCCTAAGTAG
- the LOC103487091 gene encoding uncharacterized protein LOC103487091 has protein sequence MSLQLHIQQDDFGMCPSFNTYSTGSTTSDAALRARAFSFFDFNPPHTPNKSNLHDQEQYDDDDFEFVSLQPPPGLTPPAFPLFNSDLLFDEPRVETPEIDGRDSPIVQPIRIPLEKLLIRDRDNNPRSSSSSSSSSSSSSSSSSLSSVDELEGVPSETYCVWKPKSIGTPNPACKKSRSTGSSSTKRWGIRDLLRRSQSDGKQSYVSFTPSTPSKKAKEIKSETKSRKKPNKSGGDLLSAHESFYVRNRTLKEEGKRKSYLPYKLQAGIGWLLE, from the coding sequence ATGTCTCTCCAACTTCATATCCAACAAGATGATTTCGGAATGTGTCCCAGCTTCAACACTTACTCCACCGGATCAACAACCTCTGACGCCGCCCTAAGAGCCCGTGCCTTCTCTTTCTTCGATTTCAATCCTCCCCACACCCCAAACAAATCAAACCTCCATGATCAGGAACAATATGACGACGATGATTTCGAATTCGTCTCCCTTCAGCCACCTCCCGGTTTAACCCCTCCCGCCTTTCCGCTTTTCAATTCCGATCTTCTGTTTGATGAACCTCGAGTTGAAACACCGGAAATCGACGGTCGAGATTCACCAATCGTGCAGCCGATTCGAATTCCTTTAGAGAAGCTTCTAATCCGAGATCGCGATAACAATCCGCggtcatcttcttcttcttcttcttcttcttcttcttcgtcttcttcatcgTCGTTGTCGTCAGTGGACGAATTGGAAGGAGTTCCATCCGAAACATACTGCGTTTGGAAACCTAAATCCATCGGAACGCCGAATCCGGCTTGCAAGAAGAGCCGATCCACTGGATCATCGTCAACAAAGCGTTGGGGAATCCGAGACCTTCTACGGAGAAGTCAGAGCGACGGAAAACAATCGTACGTCTCCTTCACGCCATCAACGCCTTCAAAGAAGGCAAAAGAAATCAAATCAGAGACAAAATCGAGGAAGAAACCAAATAAGTCGGGTGGAGATCTTCTCTCTGCACACGAATCGTTCTACGTGAGGAATCGTACGTTGAAAGAAGAAGGTAAAAGGAAATCATATCTTCCTTACAAATTACAAGCCGGAATCGGTTGGTTGTTGGAGTAA
- the LOC103487088 gene encoding protein farnesyltransferase subunit beta, which produces MEAPVPEQLTETQQNQRMVEYEVARIYDFFLRAPRSAQEFMLELQRENHIEYLTNGLNHLGPSFRVLDANRPWICYWILHSIALLGDSVDAELEARAIDFLNRCQDSGGGYGGGPGQLPHLATTYAAVNSLVTLGSHEALSSINRHKLYTFLLQMKHPSGGFRMHDQGEIDVRACYTAISVASILNILDDELVQNVGNYIQSCQTFEGGIAGEPGSEAHGGYTFCGLATLILINEVRRLDLRSLLDWVVFRQAGLECGFQGRTNKLVDGCYSFWQGGVCSLLKRLSLDIDEQSVQPDAREGSSFDDLSTGVDTSRKVNYNDVGYEFIKKHPSSQPLFNSLALQQYILLCAQVPEGGLRDKPGKPKDYYHTCYCLSGLSLCQYSLSNEDSPPLPQAVAGPYSNLLEPVHPLYNVVFERAIEALDFFRGK; this is translated from the exons ATGGAAGCGCCGGTGCCGGAGCAGCTTACCGAGACGCAACAAAATCAAAGAATGGTGGAATATGAGGTTGCTCGGATATACGATTTTTTCCTCCGGGCTCCTCGCAGTGCTCAAGAATTCAT GTTGGAGCTTCAGCGTGAAAATCATATCGAATATCTTACTAATGGTCTCAATCATCTAGGACCCTCATTTCGCGTATTGGATGCCAA tCGTCCGTGGATTTGCTATTGGATCCTGCATTCTATTGCTCTACTGGGAGACTCTGTAGATGCTGAACTGGAGGCTAGGGCCATTGACTTTCTTAATCGTTGTCAA GACTCAGGTGGTGGATATGGAGGTGGACCTGGACAG TTACCTCACCTAGCAACAACTTATGCTGCAGTGAACTCACTTGTCACATTGGGGAGTCATGAAGCTTTGTCGTCAATTAATAG ACATAAACTATACACGTTTTTGCTGCAGATGAAGCATCCTAGCGGAGGCTTCAG GATGCATGACCAAGGAGAAATAGATGTCCGTGCTTGCTACACTGCAATTTCT GTTGCCAGTATATTGAACATCTTGGATGATGAACTAGTTCAAAACGTGGGAAACTACATTCAAAG TTGTCAAACTTTTGAAGGTGGTATTGCAGGAGAACCTGGATCTGAGGCTCATGGTGG GTATACCTTTTGTGGTTTGGCTACTTTGATTCTGATCAATGAGGTTCGCCGGTTGGACTTGCGGAGTTTACTT GACTGGGTGGTGTTTCGTCAAGCTGGTTTAGAGTGTGGATTTCAGGGAAGAACAAATAAGTTGGTTGATGGATGCTATTCGTTTTGGCAG GGAGGCGTTTGCTCACTATTAAAAAGATTAAGTTTGGATATTGATGAACAATCAGTTCAACCTGATGCTCGAGAAGGCTCTTCTTTTGATGATCTATCAACTG GTGTGGATACTTCTCGAAAGGTCAACTATAATGATGTTGGTTATGAATTTATCAAGAAGCATCCGAGTAGTCAACCTCTTTTTAACAGTTTAGCCTTACAGCAATACATACTTCTGTGCGCACAG GTACCTGAGGGCGGACTAAGAGACAAACCTGGGAAGCCAAAAGACTACTACCACACGTGTTATTGCCTAAGTGGCCTCTCGTTGTGTCAGTATAGCTTGTCTAATGAAGATTCCCCACCACTTCCCCAGGCAGTAGCAGGACCCTATTCCAACCTCCTGGAGCCTGTCCATCCGCTATACAATGTTGTCTTCGAACGTGCAATTGAAGCACTTGATTTCTTTAGGGGGAAATAG
- the LOC103487090 gene encoding phosphoglucan phosphatase LSF1, chloroplastic isoform X3, whose product MMLKEKTGSFSLVLERPFSPFPIQQLLLSNDLEILFNRGRVPIATWKKEILASNLQTSDESSGNSGFAAFSSKFLTSEGWKLLRDQNEDTKSHIQRNILAPQIGQLVGIFTEDEPGDGEWAHGSFPLDEYVKALERSKGELYYDHSRGMSYSKITEQIYVGSCIQTEADVEALSNNVGVTAVLNFQSATEAENWGINAKLINESCQKFDILMISYPIREGDSYDLRKKLPFCVGLLLRLLKKNHRVFITCTSGFDRSPASVIAYLHWMTDTSLHAAYNFITSLHSCKPDRPAIAWATWDLIAMVENGRHDGPPTHAVTFVWNGQEGEDVNLVGDFTGNWKEPVKASHKGGPRYEAEMKLPQGKYYYKYITNGQWRHSTSSPAERDERGNVNNVIVIGDTASVRPSVQPQKKDANIVKVIERPLTENERFMLAKAARCVAFSVCPIRLTPK is encoded by the exons ATGATGCTGAAGGAGAAAACGGGATCTTTTAGCCTGGTCCTTGAAAGAcctttttctccttttcctATTCAACAGCTTCTACTTtcaaacgatttagaaattttGTTTAATAGAGGTCGAGTGCCTATTGCTACTTGGAAGAAAGAAATTTTGGCATCAAATTTACAAACATCTGATGAAAGCAGTGGGAACTCTGGCTTTGCAGCTTTCTCCTCTAAGTTCTTAACATCAGAAGGTTGGAAACTTCTTAGAGATCAAAATGAAGATACAAAATCACATATACAGAGAAACATTCTCGCACCTCAAATCGGCCAACTTGTTGGTATATTTACTGAAGATGAGCCTGGAGATGGAGAATGGGCTCATGGGAGCTTCCCCCTAGATGAATATGTCAAGGCGTTAGAACGGTCTAAAGGGGAGCTATATTATGATCACTCTCGTGGTATGAGCTATAGTAAG ATCACGGAGCAAATCTATGTGGGGTCATGTATACAGACGGAAGCAGATGTTGAGGCTTTGTCAAATAACGTG GGAGTCACCGCTGTACTGAATTTTCAAAGTGCAACTGAGGCAGAAAACTGGGGGATTAATGCCAAGTTGATCAACGAGTCATGCCAAAAATTTGATATTCTAATGATCAGCTATCCTATCAG GGAAGGAGATTCTTATGATTTGAGGAAAAAACTACCATTCTGTGTGGGTCTACTTCTACGACTGTTAAAAAAGAACCATCGAGTTTTTATAACTTGTACCTCTGGTTTTGATCGATCTCCAGCCAGTGTGATTGCATATCTACACTGGATGACCGATACTTCTCTTCATGCAGCCTATAATTTTATCACCAGTTTGCATTCCTGCAAACCTGACAG GCCTGCTATCGCTTGGGCTACCTGGGATCTCATAGCAATGGTGGAAAATGGAAGGCATGATGGACCTCCCACTCATGCCGTCACTTTCGTATGGAATGGACAAGAG GGGGAGGATGTAAATTTGGTTGGAGATTTTACTGGTAACTGGAAAGAACCGGTCAAGGCTAGTCACAAGGGTGGACCTAGATATGAAGCAGAAATGAAACTTCCTCAGGGGAA GTATTACTATAAGTACATCACAAATGGTCAGTGGAGGCACTCAACATCTTCACCTGCTGAAAGAGACGAAAGGGGGAATGTCAACAATGTAATAGTCATCGGTGACACTGCCAGTGTTAGGCCTTCAGTTCAGCCGCAAAAGAAA GATGCAAATATTGTGAAGGTAATTGAAAGACCATTGACAGAAAACGAGCGGTTTATGTTGGCCAAAGCGGCTAGGTGTGTTGCATTTTCAGTATGTCCAATTAGACTAACTCCTAAGTAG
- the LOC103487090 gene encoding phosphoglucan phosphatase LSF1, chloroplastic isoform X1: protein MAVLQLPCVGIIDYSSSPLLRASKSSLFWGRDLCFGNGGIRDGPRPRASFNGRVLKIFAMSDTSSSSFKMNLNEYMVTLEKPLGIRFAISVDGRIFVHSLKKGGNAEKSRIIMVGDTLKKASDSSGVNLIEIKDFGDTQMMLKEKTGSFSLVLERPFSPFPIQQLLLSNDLEILFNRGRVPIATWKKEILASNLQTSDESSGNSGFAAFSSKFLTSEGWKLLRDQNEDTKSHIQRNILAPQIGQLVGIFTEDEPGDGEWAHGSFPLDEYVKALERSKGELYYDHSRGMSYSKITEQIYVGSCIQTEADVEALSNNVGVTAVLNFQSATEAENWGINAKLINESCQKFDILMISYPIREGDSYDLRKKLPFCVGLLLRLLKKNHRVFITCTSGFDRSPASVIAYLHWMTDTSLHAAYNFITSLHSCKPDRPAIAWATWDLIAMVENGRHDGPPTHAVTFVWNGQEGEDVNLVGDFTGNWKEPVKASHKGGPRYEAEMKLPQGKYYYKYITNGQWRHSTSSPAERDERGNVNNVIVIGDTASVRPSVQPQKKDANIVKVIERPLTENERFMLAKAARCVAFSVCPIRLTPK from the exons ATGGCGGTTCTGCAGCTTCCTTGTGTGGGGATTATTGATTATTCATCTTCCCCATTGTTGAGAGCAAGTAAATCGTCGTTGTTTTGGGGAAGAGATTTATGCTTTGGAAATGGGGGTATTAGGGATGGTCCGAGACCGAGAGCTTCATTCAATGGTCGAGTTCTTAAGATTTTCGCCATGTCCGATACTTCTTCTTCATCGTTTAAGATGAATCTCAATGAATACATGGTTACGCTTGAGAAGCCGCTCGGCATTCGGTTTGCGATTTCCGTCGATGGAAGAATCTTCGTTCATTCGCTTAAGAAAGGG GGTAATGCTGAGAAGTCAAGAATAATCATGGTGGGGGACACTTTAAAGAAGGCAAGCGATTCATCAGGCGTCAATCTCATTGAGATTAAAGACTTTGGTGATACACA GATGATGCTGAAGGAGAAAACGGGATCTTTTAGCCTGGTCCTTGAAAGAcctttttctccttttcctATTCAACAGCTTCTACTTtcaaacgatttagaaattttGTTTAATAGAGGTCGAGTGCCTATTGCTACTTGGAAGAAAGAAATTTTGGCATCAAATTTACAAACATCTGATGAAAGCAGTGGGAACTCTGGCTTTGCAGCTTTCTCCTCTAAGTTCTTAACATCAGAAGGTTGGAAACTTCTTAGAGATCAAAATGAAGATACAAAATCACATATACAGAGAAACATTCTCGCACCTCAAATCGGCCAACTTGTTGGTATATTTACTGAAGATGAGCCTGGAGATGGAGAATGGGCTCATGGGAGCTTCCCCCTAGATGAATATGTCAAGGCGTTAGAACGGTCTAAAGGGGAGCTATATTATGATCACTCTCGTGGTATGAGCTATAGTAAG ATCACGGAGCAAATCTATGTGGGGTCATGTATACAGACGGAAGCAGATGTTGAGGCTTTGTCAAATAACGTG GGAGTCACCGCTGTACTGAATTTTCAAAGTGCAACTGAGGCAGAAAACTGGGGGATTAATGCCAAGTTGATCAACGAGTCATGCCAAAAATTTGATATTCTAATGATCAGCTATCCTATCAG GGAAGGAGATTCTTATGATTTGAGGAAAAAACTACCATTCTGTGTGGGTCTACTTCTACGACTGTTAAAAAAGAACCATCGAGTTTTTATAACTTGTACCTCTGGTTTTGATCGATCTCCAGCCAGTGTGATTGCATATCTACACTGGATGACCGATACTTCTCTTCATGCAGCCTATAATTTTATCACCAGTTTGCATTCCTGCAAACCTGACAG GCCTGCTATCGCTTGGGCTACCTGGGATCTCATAGCAATGGTGGAAAATGGAAGGCATGATGGACCTCCCACTCATGCCGTCACTTTCGTATGGAATGGACAAGAG GGGGAGGATGTAAATTTGGTTGGAGATTTTACTGGTAACTGGAAAGAACCGGTCAAGGCTAGTCACAAGGGTGGACCTAGATATGAAGCAGAAATGAAACTTCCTCAGGGGAA GTATTACTATAAGTACATCACAAATGGTCAGTGGAGGCACTCAACATCTTCACCTGCTGAAAGAGACGAAAGGGGGAATGTCAACAATGTAATAGTCATCGGTGACACTGCCAGTGTTAGGCCTTCAGTTCAGCCGCAAAAGAAA GATGCAAATATTGTGAAGGTAATTGAAAGACCATTGACAGAAAACGAGCGGTTTATGTTGGCCAAAGCGGCTAGGTGTGTTGCATTTTCAGTATGTCCAATTAGACTAACTCCTAAGTAG
- the LOC103487089 gene encoding carbonic anhydrase 2-like: MSTASINTCLFSLTKSSSSSSSSSPSPNIIRSSAISARLSNNNNTPSPSFPNLIQNRPVFAAPSPIITPTWREDMGNGSYEEAIEALEKLLREKGDLKATATSKVEQITAELKTVDGEKPAFDPVERIKTGFIHFKKEKYDKNPELYGELAKGQSPKFMVFACSDSRVCPSHVLDFQPGEAFVVRNVANLVPPYDQDKYSGTGSAIEYAVLHLKVQYIVVIGHSACGGIKGLMTFPYDGKYSTDFIEEWVKVGLPAKAKVNSAHGGAELGELCTHCEKEAVAVSLGNLLTYPFVRDGLVNGTLGLKGGHYDFINGTFELWGLEFNVTKPLSVKDVATILHWKL; this comes from the exons ATGTCGACGGCTTCCATTAACACCTGCCTTTTCTCTCTCAccaaatcttcttcttcttcttcttcttcttctccttctcctaaCATCATTCGTTCTTCTGCTATTTCTGCAAGGCTTTCCAATAATAACAACactccttctccttctttccCCAATCTCATCCAAAACAGACCTGTTTTTGCTGCCCCTTCCCCTATTATCACCCCCACCTGG AGAGAAGATATGGGGAATGGTTCATATGAGGAAGCCATTGAAGCTTTGGAGAAGCTCCTCAG AGAGAAGGGAGATCTGAAGGCAACAGCAACATCAAAAGTGGAACAAATAACAGCAGAATTAAAAACTGTAGATGGAGAAAAGCCAGCCTTTGATCCTGTTGAGAGAATCAAAACTGGTTTCATTCACTTCAAGAAGGAGAAATATGA CAAGAACCCAGAGTTGTATGGTGAACTTGCAAAAGGCCAAAGCCCCAAG TTCATGGTATTTGCTTGCTCTGATTCAAGAGTGTGCCCATCACATGTTCTTGATTTCCAACCTGGGGAGGCTTTTGTGGTCAGAAATGTTGCCAATTTGGTTCCTCCATATGATCAG GACAAATACTCAGGAACTGGATCTGCCATTGAATATGCTGTTCTTCATCTCAAG GTGCAATACATTGTTGTGATTGGTCACAGTGCTTGTGGTGGTATTAAGGGGCTTATGACTTTCCCATATGATGGAAAGTACTCAAC TGATTTCATTGAAGAATGGGTGAAAGTCGGTTTGCCTGCTAAGGCCAAGGTCAATTCAGCCCATGGTGGTGCAGAACTTGGGGAACTTTGTACACACTGTGAAAag GAAGCAGTTGCTGTATCACTTGGGAATCTGCTAACCTATCCATTTGTTAGGGATGGTTTGGTGAATGGAACTCTTGGACTTAAGGGTGGTCACTACGACTTCATTAACGGAACTTTCGAGCTCTGGGGACTCGAATTCAACGTTACTAAGCCTTTGTCT GTAAAGGATGTGGCCACCATTCTGCACTGGAAGCTCTAG